In Bacteroidota bacterium, the following proteins share a genomic window:
- a CDS encoding peptidylprolyl isomerase: MKRQFALALLVFITFAIQINVSKAQTAKHFELVQISTDFGDIVIWLYDQTPIHKANFLKLAKEGFYNGTTFHRIINNFMVQGGDPNSKGSDPSKIGGGGPGYTLKAEIMPSLTHTYGTVAAARMGDQMNPERRSSGSQFYIVDNKQGTPHLNGAYTVFGKVISGMNAVETISVQPKGQRDMPTKNIVMKEVKVLSLTKADLKTKYNFVVPQ, encoded by the coding sequence ATGAAAAGACAGTTTGCATTAGCATTATTAGTTTTTATAACCTTTGCTATACAAATAAACGTTTCTAAGGCACAAACAGCAAAACACTTTGAGCTTGTTCAAATTAGTACTGATTTTGGAGATATCGTTATTTGGTTATATGATCAAACACCTATACACAAGGCAAATTTTCTAAAATTAGCTAAAGAAGGATTTTACAATGGAACTACTTTCCACCGTATCATTAATAATTTCATGGTACAGGGAGGCGATCCGAACTCAAAAGGGAGTGATCCGAGCAAAATAGGTGGTGGAGGCCCTGGCTACACCCTGAAAGCCGAGATAATGCCAAGTCTGACACATACTTATGGAACAGTTGCTGCGGCTCGTATGGGCGACCAAATGAACCCCGAGAGACGTTCCAGTGGTTCTCAGTTTTATATTGTTGACAACAAACAAGGTACACCCCATTTAAATGGTGCTTATACCGTTTTTGGAAAAGTAATTTCAGGAATGAATGCGGTTGAAACGATTTCGGTACAACCAAAAGGCCAGCGTGATATGCCAACCAAGAATATTGTCATGAAAGAAGTAAAGGTTTTAAGTTTAACAAAAGCTGATCTCAAAACAAAATATAATTTCGTAGTTCCACAATAA